From Ignavibacterium sp.:
AGATCAACAACAAGTGAAATTGTTGCCGCATAATTTCCGGTTTCTTTATCAATAATCTGATTAAATCCTTTTATCCTGACTGTTGCATTTACTTCCCAGCTTCCGCCCAAATCATAAGCAAATGCTTCAGTACTGAATGCTTCAAACTTTTCTTCCTTCTTACTGCAGAATGTAAATAGTAAAAGTGTAAGTGCAAATAAAATTATATTTTTCATAGTTCTCTTCATTTGTTTAAGTTGGATAAAAGGTGTTAGGTATAAGGATTAGGGTATAAGGTATAAGGACAATTTATAAAAAATTTTAACTTATACCTTATTCCCTTATTGCCTTATTCCCTATACCGTTAGTACTAACCGTTTCTCTTTTGGAAATCTTTCATAAAGTCCACAAGAGCTTCAACACCCTTAATTGGAAAAGCATTATAGATCGAAGCTCTTAGTCCGCCAACTGAACGATGTCCTTTCAATCCGCTGAATCCGGCTTTGGTTGCTTCATCAATCAGTTTCTTTTCAAGTTCTTCTGTTGCAAGGTTGAATGTTACATTCATTAATGAACGGCTATCTTTCTCAGCGTGTCCTTTATAAAATCCACCACTTTGATCAATACAATCATAGAGTAATTGAGCTTTCTTTTTGTTAATCTTATACATTTCTTCAAGTCCGCCAAGTCCTAACAACCATTTCGTAACAAGTTTGATAATGTAAATTCCAAAAGTATTTGGAGTATTGTACAACGAATCGTTTTCAGCGTGAATTTTATAGTTCAACATTGTGTGCAGAGAATCCTGACTTCTTTCAAGCAAATCTTTTCTGATAATTACAAGAGTTACTCCCGAAGGACCCATATTTTTCTGAGCGCCGGCATATATCAATCCATATTTTTTTATGTCCAGAGGTTTGCTGAGAATATCTGAAGAAGCATCGCATACTAATGGAACATTGCCGACTTCAGGTTCTGTCTGCCATTCAGTTCCGTATATTGTATTGTTTGATGTGAAGTGAACATAAGCCGCATCAGGATCAAGTTTCAATTCACTTTGTTTTGGAATTCTTTTAAAATATTTTTTATCACCTTCTCCCTCTTCTGTGGTTGCAGCAACATTAGCGGTTCCAACTCGTTTTGCTTCTTTCATTGCCTTTTTTGACCACGAACCGGTGAGAATATAATCTGCTTTATTTTTAGGCGGCATAAGATTTAACGGAACCATTGAAAACTGTAATGATGCACCACCCTGAAGAAACAGAATTGCATAATCATCCGGAATATTAAGAAGTTGTTTCAATCCTTCCTTTGCTTCCTGATGAATTGCATCATAAGTTTTTGAACGATGTGAAATTTCGAGAATTGACATTCCCACTCCGGGAAGTGCAAATAAATCTTTCTGAGCTTCGAGCAATACTTCTTCCGGTAAAACTGCCGGGCCAGCGCTGAAATTATATATTCTGTTTTCCATGATTTTTCCTTTTATTTTATTTTCTTAGTGAATCTTTGTGCTCTAAGTGTCTTAGTGGTGAAAGATGATTTACCACTTAGACACTAAGTCCACTTAGTTGCACTTAGATTAAATGAGTTAATAATCCATCTCTCAATTTTGGCTCAAACCAGGTTGATTTTGGTGGCATTATTTCTCCCGCATCAGAAATGTTCATCAAATCATCAAGACTAACAGGATAGAGTGAAAATGCAACTGCTGCTTTGCCACTATCAACAAGCTTCTCTAATTCTTTTGTACCTCGTATTCCGCCAATGAAATCAATTCTGTTGTTTGTTCTCGGGTCATCAATTCCAAGAACCGGATTTAAAAGAAAATTTTGCAAAATGCTAACATCGAGTTTTTCTCCGACAGATTTTTCAAGCGATAAACTTGCAAGCACGGAATCCCTTGCTTTCAGATGATACCACTGATGATCCAGATACATGCAAAACTCTTTTTGTTTCTTTGGTTCTTTTTCATCTGTTGGCTTCACATCAAATTTTTCACTGACAGCATTTAAGAAATCTTCTTTGCTCAATCCGTTCAAATCAAATACAACCCGATTGTACGGTAATATCTGTAATTGTTCTGCCGGAAAAATTACTGCGATGAAATAATTGTATTCTTCATCTCCTTTGTGGTTTGGATTTGATTTCATTTTTTCTTCCCGCGCACGACTCGCACTTTTTGCACGATGATGTCCATCGGCAATATACAGCTTGTTTATCTTAGCAAACTCAGATATAATCATTTCATTGTATTCATCAGGCAAAATCCAGATTGTGTGTTGAATTCCATCCGGTGCTGTGAAATCATATTCCGGTTGAACTGCACTAATTGTTTTTTCAACAAGTTCATTAACGGTTTTAACTCCGCGATAAGTAAGGAACACAACACCTGTTTGTGCGTTAGTTGTAATTATATGATTTGTTCTATCGTCTTCTTTTACCTTTCTGGTTTTTTCATGTTTCAGAATTACATCATTGTCATAATCATCAACTGAAAAAGTTGCACAAATTCCGGTTTGAGCTCTTGCATTCATAATTAATCTGTAAAGATAAAAGTGAGGTTTTTCGTCCAATACCAATGGTGCATCTTTAATCAGCTTATCAAGATTTTCTTTTGCTTTCAGATAAACTTCTTTTGAATAGACATCAACATTATCAGGCAAATCAATTTCTGATCTTGTAACATGCAAATAGCTTAATGGATTTCCTTTTGCAAGTTCTTTTGCTTCTTCTTTATTGATAACATCATAAGGAACACTTGCAACTAAATGAGCATTTTCTTTTGTTGGACGAAGTGCTTTGAAAGGTCTGATTACTGCCATTTTTGTCTCCGGATATTTACAAAATTTTCGAAAACTTCTTGCTCAAAAATCCACAAAATATTACTAATAAGCCAATGACAAACCACACATTCGGGCAGGAAATTTCCGTAAAAAATATTTTATCGCATCAGAATGTTTTACTTATCTTTGCAGGAATAAAATCTAAGAAAAGAATTTCTATGTTTCGCCAACAAAAACCTAAAAGACCAAAGTCAAATGCCGAAAGAGATGAAATAGTGGGAATTGTAAAATATCATCGCGGCTTTTCATCTTCATTTTTGAATAATCAGAGAGATATTGTGGTCTGGTTGCCAAAAGGTTATAACTCTTATAAGAAAAAAGAACAAAGATATGCTGTGCTCTATATGCACGACGGACAAAATATTCTTGACCCGAAAACAGCTTATGCAGGAAAAGACTGGCGTGTTGATGAAACATTATCGAAGCTGATAAGAAAAAGAAAAATAAAAGACATAATAGTTGTGGGAATTTATAATACACCAGACAGACTGGATGAATATAGCTGGAGTGATAAAGGTCAGCTTTACCTTAAATTTATTGTTGAGGAATTAAAACCATTTATTGATTCGAATTACAGAACTCTACCAGACCGGGAAAATACAGCAATGATTGGCTCATCAATGGGTGGTTTAATTTCATTTTATGCAGGATGGTTTTACGGCGAAGTTTTTTCGAAAGTTGGTTGTATGTCAAGCTCATTCTATTATCATAGTGACCATGCATTGAAGTTAGTTGAAGATTATAAAGGACCTAAAAAGAATATTAAGTTTTATATTGATCACGGAGAAGATGGATTAATTCGCGGTCAGAGAATGTTTTGTCTTCTAAGTCAAAAAGGATATGTGCTTGGACAGGATATTGATTACTATTATGCTCCTGGCGCAGAACACAATGAAAAGGAATGGGCTGCAAGATTGGAAAGACCATTACTGTTTTTCTTTAAGAAAACTTAGTAATTACTATCCCGATATATTCTGAAAAATAATCTTTTGATTTTTTTTCCTGTATTGCTGTATGATTGAATTAATGAATGGTTGTAATGTTAGACACTTAATTATTAAAAAAAACTTTATGAAATCATTCTTTTTCAGAAATACTCTTACTACTACTACTCGTAATCTTACTATTATTCTTTCTCTTTCTCTCACTCTTTTAAGTTGTTCTTCCAATGAATTGGTTAATCTTCGTGTAGCAAAAGACAGAGTGAAAGATTATTATGAATCCGGCAAATACGATAAAGAATTAAAAGAAATATATCTTGATGCAAAAAGTAAAATTGATAAAATTGAAGTGAAGCCAAACTCCGCAGCAATATTTGATGTTGATGATACTGCGTTATCGAATTATGAAATAAGTAAGCGACTTGATTATGGCTATGATTATCAGATAATTCAGGATTGGGTGATGAGTGCAAAACTTCCGGCAATAAAACAGACCCTTGAATTCTATAATTATCTCAAATCAAAAGGAATTAAACTTATATTTCTCACGGGCAGACAAATCGAGGAATATGATGCTACATACAGAAACCTTATGGAGCAAGGTTATACTGATTTTGATACTTTGATTATGAGGAGTGAACAAGAGAGAAAACTGGGTGCGGCTCAGTTCAAATCACAAAAAAGAAAAGAGCTAATTCAGAACGGTTATGAAATAATTATCTGTGTTGGAGATCAGTGGACGGACTTTGAGGGAGATTACACGAGAATAAAAGTAAAACTTCCAAATTATTTGTATGAGACAAAATAGACTTAAATACAGATAACGAGCATTTTCGCATATCCAAATATTCATCACACGGAGTTACCCTGAGAAAGCACGGAGAACCACAGAGAAGTTTATTGATAATTAATATCATGTTGAAATCTGCTAGATCAGTGTCACCTGCGTGCTATTTGGTTTAACCCTTACTCCTCCAATTTCCTTATATTTGCACTCAAAGTCGAATAAGAATAATAATCACATTCCATCTGGTATTTTAATGCCAACTGAAGAAAAATTACTTCATATCAAAGAGTACCTTCAAAAGGTAAAACAATCGCATAAAGAGCTTACAAAAAAAGAAGCATTCAAAGATTTACTTAATCGTTTATATGGCAACGATAGTGAAATAAAAAAGATTGTGGATAAAATAACTTTGGGTGCTGAAACTACCATTCTGAATATTCCACGAAAACAAAAAACTCACAGAGGCAGCGCAGATACTCTTTACAACAAAATAATAATAGAGTTTGAAAACGATTTAAAGTTAACACTTGAACATGCAAAAGAACAATTAGCCGGCTATTTACTTGGTCAGTTTAATTCCGGCGAAGGATATAATTTCACCTTAATTGCATCGGATTTTATTACCTGGAAAGTTTTTGCCCCTGATGTTGATTCATTAAACAGACTTTCAGATTTAAAAGAAGATGAACTTAAACTTGATGAAGTTAAATCAGCTTCATTCACTTTAACAGAAAGGAACAGTGAAGAATTCTATTATTGGATTGATAGATTTTTATTTCGTGAAGAAAAGCAAAAAGCAACTCTTAAAGCGATTGAAGAATCATTTGGATATCAGAGTAAAGTTTTTATTGAATGCTTTAGAGAAATGTATGCTTGGTTCAAGCAGGCAAAAAAATTCGGTGAAGTTCAGGTCTCTTTTGAACAGTGGGAAAAGTTTTTAAGCATTGCTTACGGACAGTTCGATGCCAAAGAAGAAGTTTTCATAATACACAGTTATCTTAGCGTCTTCGCAAAGATGCTTGCTTATAGTGTTATATCAAACGACGATTATATTGATGATAGCGAACTTAAGGCAATTCTTGATGGAACAATTTTCCACAAATACAATATTCGAAATTTTGTTGAAAATGATTTTTTTCATTGGGTTGTAAGTGACAGAAACTTCAAAAATCTGAAGAATACTTTTCGAATAATTGCGCAAGAAATTTCATCTTTTGATTTTAATAATGTTGATGAAGATGTATTAAAGGGTGTTTATCAGGAATTAATTGATATTGACACAAGACATTCTCTTGGCGAGTATTATACACCTGATTGGCTCTGTGAGAAAATTATTAATGAGTTTTCTTTTACGAACACTGATAAAATTTTGGATCCGGCTTGTGGAAGCGGCTCATTTTTAAGAGCTGCGATTCATCGTTTCAAACAGCTTAATCCCGAATCAAGTGTTGAAGAAATTAATAACCACATATTCGGAATAGATATTCATCCTCTCAGCGTCCAAATTGCAAAAACAACATTGCTGCTTGCTCTCGGAAAAGAAATTATAAACGCAAAGCAACCTGTTTATCTGAATATAATTCTTGCAAATACTTTACTTGCACCTGAAGGCGTGCAGGATCTTTTTGGTAAAGAGTTTTCATTAAATATTGATAAAGAAAAATTTAAACTTAACACTCAGATTCTTGAAGATGTAAATCTTTTTGATGATGCGCTTGAAGTTTGTGATGAACTTGCCGAGCAAACTCAAAATACTAAAAAAGAAGACGAAGAAACCTTTGAATATATTTTACGCAAGCGACTTAAAAATCATCAACTGACAAAACAGATTGTTGAAAGTTTTTATAAGGTTTATATCGGCTTAAAAACAGTTAAAGAAAAAGGAAGAGATAGCATCTGGAAATTTATTGTTCAAAATCTTTACAAGCCTTACTTCCTTGCTGGCAAGTTTGATTATGTAATCGGAAATCCTCCCTGGTTTACTTATAGTTCAATTAAAAATGAAGAATATCAAAATATTCTTAACACACTTGCAGAGAATTATAATGTTAAACCGGCAAAGGTTGCAAATTTTCCTCATCTTGAAATTGCTGCAATTTTTCAGGCGCATTGTGCCTCTTATTTTTTAAACCCAAAAGGAAAACTTGCCTTCGTTTTACCAAGAAGTTTTTTTAGTGCAGACCATCACGATAATACAAGAAGCGGAAAAGCAAAAGGATTCAGAATAAATAAAATCTGGGATCTCGATAAAGTTAATCCGTTGTTTCGGGTTCCGAGTTGTGTGTTCTTTGTTGAAAAGTATAAAGATGTAAAATCTGTTCCCATTAGTAATGTTAATGGAAAAATAATTTCCGGTAAATTACCCGAACACAATTGTAATCTTAAAGTTGCTTCTTCTTTGCTCGAAGAAAAGGAAGTTAAGTTTCATTATATCAAACAAGGGAATGCTTCTGCAATTTCAATCAGAAAAACAAAAAGCAATCAGTTAGAAAATCCATATAAGAAAAATTTTAAACAGGGCGCTACCATTGTTCCGAGATGTTTTTACTTTGTAGAACTTGACCAACAAATTCCACCCGATTTTGAAGATAGAATTTTGAATATTAAAACCTCCGAAGCAATTGAAGCTGATGCGAAAAGACCTTGGAAAGGCTTGAAGTTTAACGGAAAGATTGAGAGCAGATTTCTTTTTCGTACGGCACTTGCAAAAAGCATTTTGCCCTTTGCACTTTACAATCCTGATTTGGTAGTGCTGCCGGTTTTGATTGAAACTGATCACACAAACAACAAAACAATTAAACTGCTTGAAAGCGAGGAACTTAGAAGAGAAGGTTATCTTAATGCAGCAAGATGGTTTAAGAATGTTGAAGACACTTGGCAGCTTTTAAGGACAGAAAAGAATCAAAGTATTTCAAGCGTGGATTATCTTAATTGGCAAAATAAACTTACGAACAAAATCTAAATGCGACTATTTGGTTTTGCTATACATACAATATGTCGGGAAAGACGCTTAGTGCTACGGTTATTGATAGAACCAGGATTGGATTTCAACTTTATAGTTGATTATGCAACTTTTCGTACGACTTATTTTCTGAGAATGAAGCTTATTATCTTAAGCTCTATTTTAAATTCATCAATTCCTAATTTAATGATGAAAGAATTTCAGTCGCGAGGCTTGTTTGGTGCAAGGCATGTTCAAAAAAAATCCTCGACATATATTTTCCGCGTTATGATGAGTCAAATGAAGCACACAGACAACTTGCAGAATTAAGTAAAGCGGCGCATCAAAAAGCAAAAGAATATTTGGAGAAAAATCCGCCACAAAAAGAGTTATCAGCCACACGTCTTGGCAGATTAAGAATGGAAATAAAAAAATACCTTTCCGAAGAAATGAAAGAGATTGATAAGTTAGTCAAAATAATTTTGAGGTAATTTATGGTACACGGAAATCACTGGGAATCGGTAATAAACATTGAGGAAAAAGGAGTTCTTTCGACTTTGATGAAGAAAATATTAAAACAGGGAATACCATCTGATCCCAAAACTTATTCATTAAATGAAGGCAATAAAACCTTTAAATATTATACATACCCAGATACAAATCTCAGATTCATAGCTTTTGGCATAAGGAATTCTCAATCAGAATCTCTTGAGATTATAAACTCAATACCATTTTGTTATGCGGGCACAGATATCTTCTTAAAAATAGATGAAGTTTATGTTGATAGTGAAACCTATGAAGCAATAATTCAAAGCTCAACAATTGATGGAATTAAAATTAATTTCTATGACCCATTATTTTTAATGAATATGGATGTTTATATGAAAGATACTTTCAGAATATTTCGGATTGCTGGCTTGGCATATTCACTCTTTAAAACTAAACCCAATATAATAAGTTTAATTGATGAAAAAGTTCTTGAAGAAGCAGAATTAAAGGGTTCTATTGAACATCTTAAAATGTTCACTAAATTAAAATCAGAAAACGGAACAGCTTTTTATAATCTTGCTGAGATGAGAGATTTGCCTTACAACTATAACCTAGATGATTGTTTCGTTCAATCTTTCATTGAGGAAGTTTCGGAATTTGAACTGGAAAAACAAAAAATATATCAGTTAAAATTATCCATTGGCCATCCCGAAAAGCCAATTAAATTATTTTTATATGCCACTGAAAAGATAATTGAAAGTGGTTATAAACCACAGGTTGGTGATAATATTTACAGTTATATCTGGATGCAGGGATACTCTACTCATTAAATCAAACACAATAAAAGCTTATAATCATTTTTAACGGATTAGGTTAGCTATTTAATTTTTTTTAAAACACGCACATTAACGGAAGAAATAAAAGAAATAAATCAGTGGTTGGTGAGATGATTGAGTGAAAGAAATTTAGATTGTTTTAATTTATATACTTAAATCAAAACCGTACTTTTGATAGCTAATTAAACCTTTTCTATTATGTTCCATTAACCAACCTTTCTCATTATGACTTTTTTCAACAAGGTCTTCGGTTTTTACATCTTTAAATTTATTATGTATGAATTCTATTGTTTCTAGTTCGTCTTCACTAAATAATTTATCATTGAAATCTTTTAAAGGCACTGGGGATTCAACAATTGAAGAATTAATTTCTTTAAGCTCGAATTCGATATAATTTTCATTTGTAAGAAAATCATAGTTCAAATCATATCTGAATGGAACCGGTCCCATCTGAATTGCTTGATATCTGTTACCTGTTATAGAATAACCATAATTTTTGAAGAAATAAAAATCACAATAAAACAATAACTTATTCATTCTAACTTTAAAAATATTTCTATTTTTCTTCAAAAAGAATAAAACCAGATTGGCAAATTTTTCGAAATTAGGTACAGAATAACCAGTGAATTCATTTGGAATAAGTTCTTCATTCCAAATTTCTTTTTTTAATCTTTGATAAGAATTTCCAA
This genomic window contains:
- the serC gene encoding 3-phosphoserine/phosphohydroxythreonine transaminase, giving the protein MENRIYNFSAGPAVLPEEVLLEAQKDLFALPGVGMSILEISHRSKTYDAIHQEAKEGLKQLLNIPDDYAILFLQGGASLQFSMVPLNLMPPKNKADYILTGSWSKKAMKEAKRVGTANVAATTEEGEGDKKYFKRIPKQSELKLDPDAAYVHFTSNNTIYGTEWQTEPEVGNVPLVCDASSDILSKPLDIKKYGLIYAGAQKNMGPSGVTLVIIRKDLLERSQDSLHTMLNYKIHAENDSLYNTPNTFGIYIIKLVTKWLLGLGGLEEMYKINKKKAQLLYDCIDQSGGFYKGHAEKDSRSLMNVTFNLATEELEKKLIDEATKAGFSGLKGHRSVGGLRASIYNAFPIKGVEALVDFMKDFQKRNG
- a CDS encoding DUF1015 family protein — translated: MAVIRPFKALRPTKENAHLVASVPYDVINKEEAKELAKGNPLSYLHVTRSEIDLPDNVDVYSKEVYLKAKENLDKLIKDAPLVLDEKPHFYLYRLIMNARAQTGICATFSVDDYDNDVILKHEKTRKVKEDDRTNHIITTNAQTGVVFLTYRGVKTVNELVEKTISAVQPEYDFTAPDGIQHTIWILPDEYNEMIISEFAKINKLYIADGHHRAKSASRAREEKMKSNPNHKGDEEYNYFIAVIFPAEQLQILPYNRVVFDLNGLSKEDFLNAVSEKFDVKPTDEKEPKKQKEFCMYLDHQWYHLKARDSVLASLSLEKSVGEKLDVSILQNFLLNPVLGIDDPRTNNRIDFIGGIRGTKELEKLVDSGKAAVAFSLYPVSLDDLMNISDAGEIMPPKSTWFEPKLRDGLLTHLI
- a CDS encoding alpha/beta hydrolase-fold protein, coding for MTNHTFGQEISVKNILSHQNVLLIFAGIKSKKRISMFRQQKPKRPKSNAERDEIVGIVKYHRGFSSSFLNNQRDIVVWLPKGYNSYKKKEQRYAVLYMHDGQNILDPKTAYAGKDWRVDETLSKLIRKRKIKDIIVVGIYNTPDRLDEYSWSDKGQLYLKFIVEELKPFIDSNYRTLPDRENTAMIGSSMGGLISFYAGWFYGEVFSKVGCMSSSFYYHSDHALKLVEDYKGPKKNIKFYIDHGEDGLIRGQRMFCLLSQKGYVLGQDIDYYYAPGAEHNEKEWAARLERPLLFFFKKT
- a CDS encoding HAD family acid phosphatase, with amino-acid sequence MKSFFFRNTLTTTTRNLTIILSLSLTLLSCSSNELVNLRVAKDRVKDYYESGKYDKELKEIYLDAKSKIDKIEVKPNSAAIFDVDDTALSNYEISKRLDYGYDYQIIQDWVMSAKLPAIKQTLEFYNYLKSKGIKLIFLTGRQIEEYDATYRNLMEQGYTDFDTLIMRSEQERKLGAAQFKSQKRKELIQNGYEIIICVGDQWTDFEGDYTRIKVKLPNYLYETK
- a CDS encoding N-6 DNA methylase, whose translation is MPTEEKLLHIKEYLQKVKQSHKELTKKEAFKDLLNRLYGNDSEIKKIVDKITLGAETTILNIPRKQKTHRGSADTLYNKIIIEFENDLKLTLEHAKEQLAGYLLGQFNSGEGYNFTLIASDFITWKVFAPDVDSLNRLSDLKEDELKLDEVKSASFTLTERNSEEFYYWIDRFLFREEKQKATLKAIEESFGYQSKVFIECFREMYAWFKQAKKFGEVQVSFEQWEKFLSIAYGQFDAKEEVFIIHSYLSVFAKMLAYSVISNDDYIDDSELKAILDGTIFHKYNIRNFVENDFFHWVVSDRNFKNLKNTFRIIAQEISSFDFNNVDEDVLKGVYQELIDIDTRHSLGEYYTPDWLCEKIINEFSFTNTDKILDPACGSGSFLRAAIHRFKQLNPESSVEEINNHIFGIDIHPLSVQIAKTTLLLALGKEIINAKQPVYLNIILANTLLAPEGVQDLFGKEFSLNIDKEKFKLNTQILEDVNLFDDALEVCDELAEQTQNTKKEDEETFEYILRKRLKNHQLTKQIVESFYKVYIGLKTVKEKGRDSIWKFIVQNLYKPYFLAGKFDYVIGNPPWFTYSSIKNEEYQNILNTLAENYNVKPAKVANFPHLEIAAIFQAHCASYFLNPKGKLAFVLPRSFFSADHHDNTRSGKAKGFRINKIWDLDKVNPLFRVPSCVFFVEKYKDVKSVPISNVNGKIISGKLPEHNCNLKVASSLLEEKEVKFHYIKQGNASAISIRKTKSNQLENPYKKNFKQGATIVPRCFYFVELDQQIPPDFEDRILNIKTSEAIEADAKRPWKGLKFNGKIESRFLFRTALAKSILPFALYNPDLVVLPVLIETDHTNNKTIKLLESEELRREGYLNAARWFKNVEDTWQLLRTEKNQSISSVDYLNWQNKLTNKI
- a CDS encoding type II TA system antitoxin MqsA family protein, whose translation is MNNIKCPFCGNERLTLKREPAKIIFRNEEYRIHKLFYECESCKERFTNTELDEKNLQQVKNQYREIHSIPFSEQLIRTRKKYGLSAAKMSEVLGFGANIYRNYEKGEVPNLSNGTLLNLAIRPEEFLKIIENKRNLFSENKFEQLVQKIKSFIEVGNSYQRLKKEIWNEELIPNEFTGYSVPNFEKFANLVLFFLKKNRNIFKVRMNKLLFYCDFYFFKNYGYSITGNRYQAIQMGPVPFRYDLNYDFLTNENYIEFELKEINSSIVESPVPLKDFNDKLFSEDELETIEFIHNKFKDVKTEDLVEKSHNEKGWLMEHNRKGLISYQKYGFDLSI